The Cyclopterus lumpus isolate fCycLum1 chromosome 6, fCycLum1.pri, whole genome shotgun sequence genome contains a region encoding:
- the tcp11l1 gene encoding T-complex protein 11-like protein 1 translates to MSKEADRLEGAEDEESKEEERRPDAPEATVSKRGRATTPSPRRGDTPQASPPRFVSVEELMETAKGVTNMALAHEIMVNQDFQVKPAVLPEGSLERQVKEIMHKAFWDCLEAQLMEEPQTYGHAIKLLAEIRETLLSFLLPGHGRLRSRIEEVLDLPLIQQQAENGALDIGKLSQFIVGMMGSLCAPCRDGDISKLKEVPDMVPLLKAIFSVLDLMKVDMANFALTSIRPHLMQQSVEYERSKFQGFLEKHPNALDYTEKWLEDTVRCLREDGSCGAASSDPPSLLAANVHNCAYLRLLSWDHASDPFPETVLMDQARFQEMHREEEQLVVLSSVLLIVYTTTGEAISGLPGLIEKLKGVVNAMLADMHAPSFSLQEALATIGEKLCVELSQCLSQHGYSPFAADRKGTLRGQISAIVQPDNTVRKLMESRVQNYLLASLMSSQHKTPPPLPGGLAPVAREVKELAVRFSRLINFNKLVFSPFYQKILQKLLTAEESPSAGT, encoded by the exons ATGTCAAAGGAGGCGGACCGCCTTGAGGGTGCAGAAGACGAGGAgtcgaaggaggaggagaggaggccgGATGCTCCCGAGGCGACAGTGAGCAAGAGGGGCCGGGCCACTACTCCGAGCCCCCGAAGGGGGGACACTCCTCAAG CCAGCCCCCCCAGGTTCGTCTCCGTGGAGGAGCTGATGGAGACGGCTAAAGGAGTCACCAACATGGCTTTGGCCCATGAAATAATGGTCAACCAGGATTTTCAAGTCAAACCTGCGGTGCTTCCTGAGGGGAG CTTGGAGCGCCAAGTGAAGGAGATAATGCACAAAGCATTCTGGGATTGCTTGGAAGCCCAGTTGATGGAGGAGCCGCAGACGTACGGACACGCCATCAAACTGCTGGCGGAGATCCGAGAG ACCCTGCTCTCCTTCCTGCTGCCGGGCCACGGCCGCCTGCGCTCCCGCATCGAGGAGGTCCTGGATCTGCCCCTGATCCAGCAGCAAGCTGAGAATGGCGCGCTCGACATCGGCAAGCTGTCGCAGTTCATCGTCGGGATGATGGGCTCGCTGTGCGCCCCCTGCAGAGACGGGGACATCAGCAAGCTAAAGGAGGTCCCCGACATGGTGCCCCTGCTCAA GGCTATATTCTCCGTGCTGGATCTGATGAAGGTGGACATGGCTAACTTTGCCCTGACCAGCATCAGGCCTCACTTGATGCAGCAGTCGGTTGAGTACGAGAGGAGCAAGTTTCAGGGGTTTCTGGAGAAACACCCCA ATGCCTTAGACTACACTGAGAAGTGGCTCGAGGACACGGTGAGGTGCCTGAGGGAGGACGGTTCCTGTGGCGCCGCGTCGTCCGACCCACCCTCCCTCCTCGCCGCCAACGTCCACAATTGCGCCTATCTCCGCCTGCTGAGCTGGGACCACGCCTCCGACCCCTTCCCTGAG ACGGTGTTGATGGATCAGGCCCGGTTCCAGGAGATGCACCGGGAGGAGGAACAGCTGGTTGTGCTCTCCTCTGTGCTGCTCATCGTCTACACCACCACGGGGGAGGCGATCTCGGGCCTCCCGGGGCTGATTGAGAAGCTCAAGGGCGTCGTCAACGCCATGCTCGCGGACATGCACGCACC GTCTTTCAGTCTCCAGGAGGCCTTAGCGACCATCGGGGAGAAACTGTGTGTTGAGCTGAGTCAGTGTCTGAGCCAGCATGGCTATTCTCCATTCGCGGCCGACCGAAAGGGCACTCTGAGGGGACAAATATCAGCCATCGTGCAGCCGGACAACACCGTCCGCAAGCTGATGG AGTCCCGGGTTCAGAACTACCTGCTGGCCTCCCTGATGTCCAGTCAGCACAagacccctccccctctcccagGAGGCCTGGCCCCGGTCGCCAGGGAGGTGAAGGAGCTCGCCGTTCGCTTCAGTCGCCTCATCAACTTTAACAAGCTGGTCTTCTCCCCGTTCTACCAAAAGATTCTCCAGAAACTACTAACAGCCGAGGAGAGTCCCAGCGCAGGGACGTGA
- the LOC117732424 gene encoding DEP domain-containing protein 7-like has translation MATIKERAAALNLAEKLCVRPRAHGATVRPFRSSSMWSGLISHLRSSVTVKRRRVHLKSHGDCFLGSEAVDVVAEHISCIKAFEGANVSRDKVVCVCQALLDCTVFEAVGTRVFGKVKKQDVFQDSKSALYRFVGVCSPSVDELERGALGNGIQKLFCSAPSDGKEEQTSPTGSHIQTFTALKLSKTSTKANQLDTPATAGPSLEPLADRLSPSRVQTDAVLPQSLVDEVWQEQTLLRLLNLVELPLLEGVLQCSQAPSPPPLSNLLAHSNPDLIYSSNHLDRQILKAFRDSQEDEWLGAALDCLDFLPDQPVVELSRELPHCFTQDQDSCEHALASTGSQDGVQSFRSESTAIHHGRPCLCPDGLAQCKLLLYGTLVKHYSHTDRPPLLPQHMADVYTTVTDLLVNAKLATALEALQLCLKLLPPGRRDELRTLLTFMGLAAEPQGMKLDKEMENRQAVKRSFSRAVLHSRVLSKEKADLMVVFMLSNVKDIFMIPGTLHKGVSDKLASLAQGKQPDVTDFRFCQPVSCGTSAESTKKTTNQELCALLGSIHHDTEISAKERKRLFRMFNQAHPEIFNQYFGESALSVL, from the exons ATGGCGACAATAAAAGAAAGAGCCGCGGCGTTGAACCTCGCCGAAAAGCTTTGTGTGCGTCCTCGAG CACACGGAGCGACCGTCAGACCTTTCCGGTCCTCCTCCATGTGGAGCGGCCTCATCTCCCACCTGAGGTCCTCCGTGACGGTAAAGCGTCGTCGAGTCCACCTCAAGTCCCACGGCGACTGTTTCCTTGGTTCGGAGGCCGTCGACGTGGTGGCAGAGCACATCAGCTGTATCAAAGCCTTTGAGG GTGCCAACGTGTCTCGGGACAAAGTGGTGTGCGTGTGCCAGGCCCTGTTAGACTGCACTGTGTTTGAGGCGGTGGGCACCAGAGTGTTCGGCAAAGTCAAGAAGCAGGATGTGTTTCAGGACAGCAAGAGTGCTCTTTACAG GTTTGTAGGCGTGTGTTCTCCTTCGGTCGATGAGTTGGAGAGGGGTGCACTCGGGAATGGGATCCAGAAACTGTTCTGCAGTGCCCCTTCAGACGG GAAGGAAGAGCAGACGAGTCCCACCGGCTCACACATTCAGACGTTCACCGCCCTCAAACTTTCCAAGACGTCCACAAAAGCCAACCAGCTGGACACTCCCGCCACTGCCGGTCCGTCGCTAGAGCCTCTGGCGGATCGCCTGAGTCCCAGCAGAGTGCAGACGGACGCTGTTTTACCACAATCGT TGGTAGACGAGGTGTGGCAGGAGCAGACTCTGCTCCGGCTGTTAAATCTTGTGGAGCTTCCCCTGCTGGAAGGAGTGCTTCAGTGCAGCCAGGCTCCATCACCTCCGCCTCTGTCAAACCTACTGGCTCACAGCAACCCAGACCTGATCTACAGCAGCAACCACCTGGACCGGCAGATCCTCAAGGCCTTCAGGGACTCTCA GGAGGACGAGTGGCTCGGTGCAGCTCTGGACTGTCTGGACTTCCTCCCTGATCAGCCAGTGGTGGAGCTGAGCAGGGAGCTGCCTCACTGTTTCACGCAAGACCAGGACAGCTGTGAACATGCGCTAGCCAGTACCGGTTCACAAGACGGAG TGCAGTCTTTTAGGTCCGAGTCcaccgccatccaccacgggcGGCCTTGTCTCTGCCCGGACGGGCTGGCCCAGTGCAAGCTGCTGCTGTACGGGACCCTGGTGAAACACTACAGCCACACAGACAGACCCCCACTGCTGCCGCAGCACATGGCCGACGTCTACACGACCGTCACCGACCTGCTGG TGAACGCCAAACTGGCCACGGCTCTGGAAGCGCTGCAGTTGTGCCTGAAGCTGCTGCCCCCTGGCCGCAGAGATGAGCTGCGCACGCTGCTCACCTTCATGGGCCTGGCGGCCGAGCCTCAAGGGATGAAACTGGACAAGGAG atggagaacaggCAGGCGGTGAAGAGGTCTTTCTCTCGGGCAGTCCTCCACAGCAGGGTTCTTTCAAAGGAGAAGGCCGACCTTATGGTGGTCTTCATGCTTAGCAACGTTAAGGACATCTTTATG ATACCGGGGACCCTGCACAAAGGAGTGAGCGACAAGCTGGCCAGCCTTGCGCAGGGGAAGCAGCCCGATGTGACAG acTTTAGATTCTGTCAGCCGGTCTCCTGCGGGACTTCTGCTGAGTCTACAAAGAAGACCACCAACCAGGAGCTGTGTGCGCTGCTGGGCAGCATCCACCACGACACCGAGATCTCTGCCAAGGAGAGAAAGCGCCTCTTCCGAATGTTTAATCAAGCCCACCCGGAGATATTTAACCAGTACTTTGGTGAATCTGCCCTTAGTGTGCTGTAG